From Jeotgalibacillus haloalkalitolerans:
CGATGAGGACGATGAAGCACTGAATGCAAAGCAGAAAGAACGTTCAGTCTGCGAAAAAAGCATTGAAGAGCTTCAATCCACTCTGCTGACTGTTACAAAAGAAGCAGAGCAGCTGGAGGGCCGTCGCCAGGTATTAATTGAAAGACAGAAAAATGCTGATCAGAATGAAGATCAGTTAAAACAGAAAGTTAAAGATTTAAATGATCAGCTCATCAAAGTGACAGAAAGAATCACTCAAAAAGAGCAGGTTGCTGAAGAAGTTAAAAAAGACATTGCCCAAATTAAAAAACAGATCGCTGAAACAGACAGCGTTCTTGGCACATCAATAGATCAAATTGAACAGGACCTTGAAAGGGCAAAAAACGATTACTTTGAAACGCTGAATAACAAAACAACCATTCAAAATGAATTAAATTATCTGAATCAGCAGCGTGACCAGGAGCATAAAAGAGCTGAAAAGCTGACCGGGACTAATGCGCGCTACATTGAAGAGCGTGAAAAATGGAATGAGAAGCATGAAAAGCTGAACGCTAAAGCTGAAGAAATAACGGATGAACTGACTGCAACTGCGGCGGATTATAAAACTGCTGTGAAAAAAAGAGATGACATCAGAGCGGAACTGGCTGATTTAGAAAAGAATCTTTATAAAGCTTATCAGTTTGTCAGTGAGGCGAAGTCCCGAAAATCCATGCTGGAATCGATGGAAGAAGAGTTTTCAGGCTTTTATCAGGGAGTTAAAGAAGTACTTAAAAACCGTGGCGGCAAATTAAAAGGGATTGAAGGTGCTGTCGCTGAGCTGATTGATGTCCCTAAAGAATATGAAACGGCAGTTGAAACAGCACTGGGTGCTTCCATGCAAAGTATTGTTACAGGAAATGAAGCGGATGCCAGGCAGGCAATTCAATTCCTGAAGCAAAGTCGTGCAGGACGTGCGACCTTCCTTCCGATGTCGGTTATAAAATCAAGAACTTTACCGGAATCTCTGATTACAAGAGCGTCAGAGCATGATGATTTTATCAGTGCTGCTTCTGATCTTGTAGCGTTTGACAGCAAGTATAAGCAGGTGATTGAAAATCTGCTGGGTCACGTAGTAGTTGTTAAATCTTTAAAGGGTGCAAATGAACTTGCGAAAATACTGCAGTACAGATACCGCATTGTCACACTTGAGGGAGATATCGTTAATCCGGGAGGTTCAATGAGCGGTGGCTCTCAGGCTAAAAAGACTTCTTCGATCTTCTCGAGGAAAAACGAACTGGATCAGCTGAGCAGTCAGATTCCAAATTACGAAGAAACTGCTGTGAAGCTCGAGCAGAAAGTCCAAAGTCTGAAAAATCAGGCTGCTGAATTTGAGCACGAGATGGATACTCACCGGATGAAAGGTGAGCAGCTAAGGGTGAAGGAAGCAGAGCTGAAAGCAGATCTCCGTGAAGTGGAAACTGCGATCAGACAGGCTGATGAGCAATTGAAGCTGTATGACCTCGAAATGGCTGAATTCACTCATTCAAAGGGTTCATTTGAGGATAAAGCAGTTGAACTGCAGAGGCATGCCGCAGAAGCGGAAATGCAGCTTGCTGAGCTGGATCAGATGATTAAAAACCTGACGAAGCAAAGAGAAACACAGCAGTCTTCAAAGGATGAAATGGTTGAGGTGAAATCCGGTCTTCAGGCGAGACTGGCTGTTGCAGAAGAGAAAGCCTCTCAAATTAGACGTGAGTTGAGAGAATCTGAACTGCTGAAAACAGAAATAAACGAAAAATATGAACGGTCCAAGGAAGATCTGAAATGGCTGACTGAAGAGATGTCATCAGGAGAAGGACAGGCAGATCAGCTTCACAGTCAGATCCAGACGAAGCAGGATGAAAGCCTGGCGCTATCTAAAAAGCTCAATGACATTAAGCAGCAGCGTGAAGCACTTGAAATAGAACTTCAGGAACTGACAGCCTCCTATAAAGAATCAAGCAGAATCCATCATGGTCTGCTTGAACAGATCAATGAATTAAAACTGAGTGCCGGAAAGCTGTCATCTGATATAGATTACAGATTAAATAAGCTGCAGGAAGAATATGAATTATCCTTCCACGCCGCAAAAGAAGAGTACCCTCTACAAATGGAACCGGCTGATGCCAGATCAAAAGTGAAGCTGATCAAGCTGTCAATTTCAGAGCTTGGCCACGTCAATATTGGCGCAATCGAAGAATATGACCGTGTGTCCGAACGATATGAGTTTCTGCTCGACCAGCAGAACGACCTTCAGGAAGCAAAAGAGAATTTGCTTTCTGTGATTGAGGAAATGGATGCAGAGATGTCGAGAAGATTCAGTGATACGTTCCATCAGGTGAAGGAGCACTTTTCAAGTGTCTTTCAGAAGCTCTTTGGCGGAGGACATGCTGAACTGAAGCTGACAAACCCGGATGATATGTTGTCAACAGGTATTGATATTGTAGCGCAGCCTCCTGGCAAAAAGCTCCAGAACTTAAGTCTGTTATCAGGAGGAGAGCGTGCCTTAACAGCGATTGCACTGCTGTTTTCAATTCTGCATGTACGGCCTGTGCCGTTTTGTATCCTTGATGAAGTAGAGGCCGCACTTGATGAAGCAAATGTTCAGCGATTCAGCGATTACCTGCATCAGTTCAGTGAGCAGTCTCAATTTATCGTGATCACTCACCGTAAAGGAACAATGGAGGGTGCGGACGTATTATACGGTGTTACTATGCAGGAGTCAGGTGTATCCAAGCTTGTATCTGTTAAGCTTGAAGAGCAAATAAATATGAATTAAAGGGGACAGGGCATGAGTTTTTTTAAGAAACTGAAAGAAAAATTTACGACGCAGGATACTGCAACTGACAAATATAAAGATGGTTTATCGAAAACACGAAACAGCTTTACTTCAAGACTGAATGACCTTGTTGCAAGTTACAGAACGGTAGATGAAGATTTCTTTGAAGAGCTTGAAGAAATTATGATTCAGGCAGATGTAGGCTTTGATACCGTGATGGAGCTTGTTGAGGAACTGAAGATGGAAGTGAAACGTCAAAATATTAAAGATACTGAAGGCATCCGCAGTGTGATTTCACAAAAACTTGTTGAGATCTATTATGATGGTGAAGAGCCAGATGAGCTGCTGAATATGCAGGAGGATGAACTGACTGTCATCCTGTTTGTAGGGGTGAATGGTGTTGGTAAAACAACAACAATTGGGAAGCTTGCTCATCAATTCAAATCAGAAGATAAAAAAGTTGTGCTCGCAGCAGGGGACACTTTCCGTGCAGGCGCAATCGAGCAGCTTGAAGTCTGGGGAGACCGTGTTGGTGTTGACGTCATCAAGCACAGCGAAGGCTCTGATCCTGCAGCTGTTATGTATGATGCTGTTCATTCGGCACGTGCAAAGAAAGCTGATGTATTGATCTGTGATACAGCAGGGCGCCTTCAGAATAAAGTAAACTTGATGAAGGAGCTTGAAAAAGTCAAGCGCGTCATTGAACGTGAGATCCCAGGTGCGCCGCACGAAGTGCTTCTGGCGCTTGATGCAACGACAGGTCAAAATGCAATGACCCAGGCAAAGATTTTCAAGGAAGCAACAAATGTATCAGGTATCGTGTTAACCAAGCTTGATGGAACAGCGAAAGGCGGCATTGTGCTTGCGATTAAAAAAGAACTCGGTATTCCTGTAAAGTTTGTAGGTCTGGGTGAGAAAATGGATGACCTGCAGCCGTTCAACGCAGAAAAGTATGTATATGGCCTCTTCTCTGATCTCGTTGATAAAGAAGAACTGATTGATGAAGAGGATGAGTGAAAGAGCTTTTCGGGTTGACACAAAGCACTTAAATCTGTATGATTTCAGTGTAAAGGCTTTTCACTTAACAAAGGGGGATATGTGATGCTCGAAAAAACAACTAGAGTAAACTTTCTCTATGATTTTTATCAGATGTTGTTGACGCCTAAACAGCGGAGCTACATGTCTCTATATTATCTTGATGATTACTCACTCGGCGAAATTGCTGAAGAGTATGATGTCAGCCGCCAGGCGGTGTATGACAATATCAGAAGAACTGAAGCAATGCTTGAGGAGTATGAGTCTAAATTATTGTTATTTCAAAAGTTCCAGGAGCGGACAAAAGTGATAGAAGAGCTCAAAGCTGCAGCAAAAGAGCAGACGGAGCTGCTTTCTATTATTGAAACGCTTGAGGAATTGGAATAGGAGGCTTTGCATTTATGGCATTTGAGGGATTAGCCGAACGTCTGCAGGGTTCCATCCAAAAGATCCGCGGAAAAGGCAAAGTTAGCGAAGCAGATGTAAAAGAGATGATGCGTGAGGTGCGCCTTGCGCTGTTAGAAGCCGACGTTAACTTTAAAGTTGTTAAAAGCTTTGTAAAACAGGTAAGTGAACGTGCTGTCGGACAGGAAGTCATGAAGAGTCTTACGCCCGGCCAGCAGGTTATAAAGGTTGTAAAAGAAGAGCTGACAGAATTGATGGGCGGAGAGCAGAGCCAGATCGCTGTCGCCAAAAAGCCGCCGACTGTCATCATGATGGTCGGATTGCAGGGTGCCGGTAAAACGACAACTGCAGGGAAACTTGCCAGTCTTCTGCGCAAAAAGCATAACCGTAAACCACTTCTTGTTGCAGCAGATATCTACCGTCCTGCTGCAATCAAGCAGCTTGAAACAATCGGTAAGCAATTAAGCCTTCCTGTATTCTCGATGGGGGATCAGGTGAGTCCTGTTGACATTGCAAAAGCCGGTATTGAAAAAGCGAAGGAAGAACATCATGATTATGTGCTGATTGATACAGCGGGACGTCTTCATGTTGATGAAACCCTCATGGATGAACTGAAGCAGATTAAAGAGCTTTCTTCTCCAGATGAGATCTTCCTCGTTGTAGACTCCATGACCGGTCAGGATGCTGTCACTGTTGCTCAAAACTTTGATGAAGCGCTTGGTGTAACAGGGGTTGTTTTAACAAAGCTTGATGGTGATACACGTGGTGGGGCTGCTCTTTCAATCCGTTCAGTTACAGGTAAACCGATTAAGTTTGCCGGAATGGGTGAAAAAATGGATGCGCTTGAACCGTTCCACCCTGAAAGAATGGCTTCAAGAATTCTCGGAATGGGAGATATGCTGTCTCTGATCGAAAAAGCTCAGACGAACGTGGATGAAGATAAAGCCAAAGAAATGGAGCAAAAACTCCGTACCGCTTCATTTACACTCGATGACTTTCTTGAGCAGCTCGGTCAGGTAAAACAGATGGGGCCACTGGATGAATTACTGAAAATGATTCCTGGCGCCAATAAAATGAAAGGGCTGGATAATATTGATGTGGATGGCAAACAGCTTGGACATGTCGAAGCGATCATCCAGTCAATGACGGCTAAAGAAAAAGAACAGCCTGAAATCATTAATGCCAGCAGAAGAAAAAGAATTGCGCGGGGAAGCGGCAGGCCGATCCAGGAAATTAACCGTCTGCTGAAGCAGTTTGAAGAGATGAAAAAAATGATGAAGCAGATGACAAATGCCCAGGGTAAGGGCAAAAAACGCGGCGGATTCAACTTCCCATTTATGCAATAACAGCATTTTTTAAGAAAAAATTAGTGTGTTAAGAAAAAAGACTTTACAAAGGGAGAAACCCTTGGTATTATACTATCTTGTGTGAAACTATTCGGAGGTGCAATAACATGGCAGTAAAAATTCGTTTAAAGCGTATGGGAGCTAAAAAGTCTCCTTTCTATCGTATTGTAGTAGCAGATTCTCGTTCACCACGTGATGGACGTTTCATTGAAACAGTAGGAACTTACAACCCGGTTGCAAACCCTGCTGTTGTAGATATCAATGAAGAAGCAGTCCTTAAGTGGATGGGCAATGGCGCTAAGCCATCTGATACAGTACGTAACCTTCTTTCAAACGAAGGCATTATGGAGAAATTCCATAATTCAAAGAACGGTAAATAATAGTTGTGAAAGAGCTTATCGAAACGATTGTCAAGCCTCTCGTTGATTACCCTGAGGCAGTAAGTATTGAGACGCAGGAAACTGACAGAACAATCACTTACAAGCTCTCCGTCCATCCGGATGATATGGGTAAAGTCATTGGCAAGCAAGGCAGAGTTGCGAAAGCTATAAGAACTGTTTCTTTTGCGGGTGAAAGCTCGCAAAAGAAAAAGACCGTGATTGAAATAGTTGATAAGTAAAAGGGAGGCTGATGTCCTCCCTTTTGCTGTATCATGAAATTAAAAAGGGGTGCAGATCATGCAGGTAACTCAAAAGGTAATTGTGAAGGAAATTATGACGAACTCTTCTAAAAAGCGTTTAAAGGATTCTCTTACACAAAAATCTGAGCGTGCTCAAAAAGAGATTGAACAGCTGATTTTCCAGCAGAAAAAACTTGAAAAGCAGTTTGAACAATCTTCTGATGCTGTGAAAAACCGGATTAATCAGGAAATTAATAAAAGAAAACAATTATTAGCCCAGACAGAAGCTCAGCAGAAAACGATTGATGAGATGCCAATGGGTACAGAATATACATTAAGAGAAACAGACATGCTTGTTGAACTGGACCAGGGAAGCATCTGGCACCCTGATCAGAAGCCTGTCATTGTATTAGAAGACGGTATGGTTAAAGAAATCCGTCAGGGGTGGTAAAGATGGAATGGTTTGACGTGGGCAAGATTGTAAATACCCATGGGATCAAAGGGGAAGTCAGAGTGATCTCGAGCACTGATTTTCCGGAAGAAAGATATAAAAAAGGCAATAAGCTTTACTTGTTCCAATCAGGTAAAGACCCTCTGGAATTATCAGTCTCCGGCTACCGCAGACATAAAAACTTTGATCTGCTGACTTTTGAAGGTTATGACAATGTAAATCTGGTTGAACCTTTTAGAGATGCACAGCTTAAAGTGTCTGCTGATCAGCAGAATGAGCTTGGTGAGGATGAGTATTACTATCATGAAATTATTGGCTGTGAGGTTTTTTCTGAAGAAGGAGAACGGATCGGTTCAATTACTGAAATTCTTTCACCGGGAGCAAACGATGTGTGGGTCATCAAGCCTGACACAGGAAAAGATGTACTCATTCCCTATATTGAGTCTGTTGTAAAAGAAGTAAATGTTACAGAAAAAAAAGTAATCATTCATAAGATGGAAGGGCTGCTGGAATGAAAATTGACATTCTGTCATTATTCCCGGCAATGTTTGACGGGGTTTTTGGAGAATCAATCTTAAAAAAAGCAGCAGAAAAAGGGGCAGTCAAATATACTGTCACAGACTTCCGTCAGTTTGCTAATAACAAACATAATTCAGTGGATGATTATCCTTATGGCGGTGGTGCAGGCATGGTGCTGAAGCCGGAGCCGATCTTTCGTGCCGTTCAGCACCTGACTGAAAAGACAGATTCTTCACCCCGTGTCGTCCTGATGTGTCCGCAGGGAGAAAGATTCAATCAGAAAAAAGCTGAAGAGCTTTCAAAGGAAGAACATATCATTTTCATTTGCGGTCACTATGAAGGCTATGATGAGCGGATCAGAGAACATCTGATTACAGATGAAATCTCAATCGGGGACTTTGTCCTGACCGGTGGAGAACTTGGTGCAATGGTTGTGACTGACAGTGTCGTAAGGCTGCTCCCGGAAGTGCTGGGTAACGATGAATCTGCAGTAAAGGATTCATTTTCAAGCGGATTACTTGAACACCCTCATTATACCCGTCCTGCAGATTATGAAGGAATGAAGGTTCCAGAGGTTCTGCTGTCTGGCAATCATGCCAGAATTGAAGAGTGGAGAATGAAAGAATCTCTGCGCAGAACCTATACTAGACGGCCTGATTTGCTGGAACAGATGGAACTCAGTGATCAACAGCTTAAATGGCTGAAAGAATTTAAAAATAACGTTGAATAGCCTGCTTCTATGTGGTATTATAGTTTTTGTGCTTAGTTCACGAATGTGGATAAGCCTTGAACACAATGTTCCGCTGCAAAAGAAGCAAGAGCATTTGTTGGAAGGAGTTGAAAATGATGCATAACCTGATTCAGGAAATTACTAAAGAACAGCTTCGTTCTGATCTTCCTACATTCAAGCCTGGTGATACTGTAAAGGTACACGTTAAGGTTGTTGAGGGAACTCGCGAACGTGTTCAGGTGTTTGAAGGTGTTGTAATTAAGCGCCGTGGTGGTGGTGTAAGTGAAACTTTCACAGTACGTAAGATTTCTTACGGCGTTGGAGTTGAGCGTACATTCCCAATTCACACACCTAAAATTGCGAAACTTGAAGTTGTGCGTCGCGGTAAAGTTCGTCGTGCGAAACTTTACTACCTGCGTAACCTGCGCGGTAAAGCGGCTAGAATTAAAGAAATTCGCTAATTGTAAAAAAAGAGCCTGCGGGCTCTTTTTTTATGTTCAGATGTCTGAATAGGCGGGGCCGTTCTATGTTACAATATGTTCATCTGAGCCGGATTGGGGGCATTGGGATGGAGATTAGAAATGAATGGTGGGAGTGGGCAAAAACACTTTTTGCAGCTGTCATTATTGCAGGTGTAATCCGTTTGTTTTTCTTTTCACCGGTTGTCGTGGACGGCAGTTCGATGGTGCCGACATTGCAGGATGGTGACCGCATGATCGTCAATAAATTTCAATATAAAGTGACCACCCCTGAACGTTTTGATATTGTTGTTTTCCATGTCTCGGATAAAGAGGATTATATAAAGAGAGTGATTGGTCTCCCAGGCGAATCTGTTGCCTTTTCGGATGATCAACTATACATAGACGGCGAAGCGGTTGATGAGGATTTCCGTGAAAGCGGCACGTTTACTGAGGATTTTAACCTGTACGATCTGACAGGGTATGAAGAGGTTCCTGAAGGACATCTGTTTGTCATGGGTGATAACCGGCAGTTCAGTAAAGACAGCCGCCATATAGGGCCTGTACCGATTGAAGAGGTAGTTGGTGAAACACCTTTGATCTACTGGCCGTTTGAAGATATAAAAGTGTTTAATAAGGAGTGATGAAATGAGTATCCAGTGGTTTCCGGGGCATATGGCTAAAGCAAGGAGACAGGTGACAGAAAAACTGAAGCTTGTAGACATTGTATTTGAACTTGTTGATGCAAGAATTCCCCTTTCATCAAGAAACCCGATGATTGAAGAGATTATCGGAAAAAAACCGAGACTGATTTTAATTAATAAAGCAGACATGGCGGATCCGAATAAAACAAAAGAATGGATTGCTTACTTTGAAAGAAAAGGCATCCGTGCTGTTGCGATAAATTCTGAAAAAGGGTCAGGGTTGCAGCAGATACAAAAAGAAACAATGAATATTTTAAGTGAAAAATGGGAGCGCATGAAGTCGAGAGGAATCAGGCCGCGTGCAGTAAGAGCAATGATTGTCGGGATTCCAAACGTCGGCAAGTCTACGCTGATCAACCGGCTTGCAAAGAAAAATATTGCCCAAACCGGTAATCGTCCCGGTGTTACAAAAGCCCAGCAGTGGATTAAAGCAGGGAAAGAGATGGAACTGCTTGATACACCGGGGATTCTATGGCCGAAGTTTGAAGACCCTGAAGTTGGATACAGACTGGCACTGACAGGCGCAATTAAGGACAATATCTTAAACCTTCAGGATATCGCACTTTATGCACTGCGCTTTCTTGAAACCTATTATCCGGCGCGTCTGAAAGAAAGATACAGTATGGATGAAATCCCGCAGGATCCGGCAGCCCTTTTTGATCATATTGGGCGCAAACGCGGCTGTCTTATGTCAGGTGGAGAAATTGATTACGATAAAACGGCTGATATCATTGTCAGAGATATAAGAAATGTACAATTTGGTGCCCTGACATTTGACCTTGAACATTTAGAAGAAGAGTAAAGATAAGACTTCCGCATACGTGGAAGTCTTTAATTTTTATTAAATAGACCGATATACAGGACAGGTGAACTTATGTTGAAAATTAGTCAAATAAAAGAAATGCTGACAGAGTCCCCGGATGAAGAATTGATTAATCAATTGAAATCAGATGATCGAAAAGGGGTACAAAAACTGCTCAAGTCTTATCAAAAAAAAATTGAGAAAGATCAAATGCTGGCTCAGCAGTTTAAGGATATGCAGGCATATGAAAAGGCTGCATTACTGAAAGGGTATAGCCTGATTGCGGGGACCGATGAAGCGGGGAGAGGTCCGCTGGCAGGACCTGTCGTTGCAGCAGCAGTCATCCTCCCTGAAGGATTTTATCTGGCCGGTCTGAATGATTCCAAAAAGCTGAGTGAACAGAAAAGAGAACTTTTTTTTGAAGAAATCATGACTTCAGCGGATGTGGGAGTCGGGATCATCGAGGCGGCAGAAATTGACCGGATCAATATACTGAATGCATCCAAACAGGCGATGATAAAAGCAATCAGGCAGTTAAAGCAGCAGCCTGAATATGTATTGGCAGATGCAGTTACACTCGATATCCAGATCCCCCAGAAGTCTATTATAAAAGGGGATGCGAAAAGTGTAAGTATTGCCGCCGCATCCGTTATTGCAAAAGTGACACGTGACAGGCTGATGAAAGAAGCCGCAGAAAAATATCCGGGTTACGATTTAGAGAAAAATGCCGGATATGGTACGAAAGATCATATTGAGGCGATTAAAAAGCTCGGTTTAACAGGTGAGCACAGGCGTTCATTTGAACCGGTCAAATCAATGTTTCAGTCATAATTGGAGGTGAAAGGGGATGTCTTCGTATATACAGGGTCAGCAGCGTCCAGTAGGCAGTACACAGCAGCCTGAACGGCAGCTGCTGTCACTCAAAACCGGTCAGGTGATACATGGGAAGGTCATCAGCAGTCTTGGGAATCAGCAAATGGAAGTGATACTTGGCGGAAGGATCCTGACAGCAGTCGTCTCCGGAGCAATATCAGAAGGTGAAGCGAGATGGTTTCA
This genomic window contains:
- the smc gene encoding chromosome segregation protein SMC: MYVKQLEVLGFKSFAEKVQIDFVPGVTAVVGPNGSGKSNITEAIRWVLGEQSAKSLRGGKMEDVIFSGSDSRKQLNFAEVSLVLDNTDGALPLDYAEVSVTRRVFRTGDSEYLLNGSACRLKDITELFIDSGLGKEAFSIIGQGRVDQILNSKPEERRVILEEAAGVLKYKGRRKKADQRLDETQDNLYRVQDILHELSAQVEPLKQQASLAREYLAYKDDLKKTESGLLAYEAEEMTAEWESKEAELIRVKEHEQKLRLKLDEDDEALNAKQKERSVCEKSIEELQSTLLTVTKEAEQLEGRRQVLIERQKNADQNEDQLKQKVKDLNDQLIKVTERITQKEQVAEEVKKDIAQIKKQIAETDSVLGTSIDQIEQDLERAKNDYFETLNNKTTIQNELNYLNQQRDQEHKRAEKLTGTNARYIEEREKWNEKHEKLNAKAEEITDELTATAADYKTAVKKRDDIRAELADLEKNLYKAYQFVSEAKSRKSMLESMEEEFSGFYQGVKEVLKNRGGKLKGIEGAVAELIDVPKEYETAVETALGASMQSIVTGNEADARQAIQFLKQSRAGRATFLPMSVIKSRTLPESLITRASEHDDFISAASDLVAFDSKYKQVIENLLGHVVVVKSLKGANELAKILQYRYRIVTLEGDIVNPGGSMSGGSQAKKTSSIFSRKNELDQLSSQIPNYEETAVKLEQKVQSLKNQAAEFEHEMDTHRMKGEQLRVKEAELKADLREVETAIRQADEQLKLYDLEMAEFTHSKGSFEDKAVELQRHAAEAEMQLAELDQMIKNLTKQRETQQSSKDEMVEVKSGLQARLAVAEEKASQIRRELRESELLKTEINEKYERSKEDLKWLTEEMSSGEGQADQLHSQIQTKQDESLALSKKLNDIKQQREALEIELQELTASYKESSRIHHGLLEQINELKLSAGKLSSDIDYRLNKLQEEYELSFHAAKEEYPLQMEPADARSKVKLIKLSISELGHVNIGAIEEYDRVSERYEFLLDQQNDLQEAKENLLSVIEEMDAEMSRRFSDTFHQVKEHFSSVFQKLFGGGHAELKLTNPDDMLSTGIDIVAQPPGKKLQNLSLLSGGERALTAIALLFSILHVRPVPFCILDEVEAALDEANVQRFSDYLHQFSEQSQFIVITHRKGTMEGADVLYGVTMQESGVSKLVSVKLEEQINMN
- the ftsY gene encoding signal recognition particle-docking protein FtsY; amino-acid sequence: MSFFKKLKEKFTTQDTATDKYKDGLSKTRNSFTSRLNDLVASYRTVDEDFFEELEEIMIQADVGFDTVMELVEELKMEVKRQNIKDTEGIRSVISQKLVEIYYDGEEPDELLNMQEDELTVILFVGVNGVGKTTTIGKLAHQFKSEDKKVVLAAGDTFRAGAIEQLEVWGDRVGVDVIKHSEGSDPAAVMYDAVHSARAKKADVLICDTAGRLQNKVNLMKELEKVKRVIEREIPGAPHEVLLALDATTGQNAMTQAKIFKEATNVSGIVLTKLDGTAKGGIVLAIKKELGIPVKFVGLGEKMDDLQPFNAEKYVYGLFSDLVDKEELIDEEDE
- a CDS encoding putative DNA-binding protein, with translation MLEKTTRVNFLYDFYQMLLTPKQRSYMSLYYLDDYSLGEIAEEYDVSRQAVYDNIRRTEAMLEEYESKLLLFQKFQERTKVIEELKAAAKEQTELLSIIETLEELE
- the ffh gene encoding signal recognition particle protein, with translation MAFEGLAERLQGSIQKIRGKGKVSEADVKEMMREVRLALLEADVNFKVVKSFVKQVSERAVGQEVMKSLTPGQQVIKVVKEELTELMGGEQSQIAVAKKPPTVIMMVGLQGAGKTTTAGKLASLLRKKHNRKPLLVAADIYRPAAIKQLETIGKQLSLPVFSMGDQVSPVDIAKAGIEKAKEEHHDYVLIDTAGRLHVDETLMDELKQIKELSSPDEIFLVVDSMTGQDAVTVAQNFDEALGVTGVVLTKLDGDTRGGAALSIRSVTGKPIKFAGMGEKMDALEPFHPERMASRILGMGDMLSLIEKAQTNVDEDKAKEMEQKLRTASFTLDDFLEQLGQVKQMGPLDELLKMIPGANKMKGLDNIDVDGKQLGHVEAIIQSMTAKEKEQPEIINASRRKRIARGSGRPIQEINRLLKQFEEMKKMMKQMTNAQGKGKKRGGFNFPFMQ
- the rpsP gene encoding 30S ribosomal protein S16, whose amino-acid sequence is MAVKIRLKRMGAKKSPFYRIVVADSRSPRDGRFIETVGTYNPVANPAVVDINEEAVLKWMGNGAKPSDTVRNLLSNEGIMEKFHNSKNGK
- a CDS encoding KH domain-containing protein, whose amino-acid sequence is MKELIETIVKPLVDYPEAVSIETQETDRTITYKLSVHPDDMGKVIGKQGRVAKAIRTVSFAGESSQKKKTVIEIVDK
- a CDS encoding YlqD family protein, giving the protein MQVTQKVIVKEIMTNSSKKRLKDSLTQKSERAQKEIEQLIFQQKKLEKQFEQSSDAVKNRINQEINKRKQLLAQTEAQQKTIDEMPMGTEYTLRETDMLVELDQGSIWHPDQKPVIVLEDGMVKEIRQGW
- the rimM gene encoding ribosome maturation factor RimM (Essential for efficient processing of 16S rRNA); this encodes MEWFDVGKIVNTHGIKGEVRVISSTDFPEERYKKGNKLYLFQSGKDPLELSVSGYRRHKNFDLLTFEGYDNVNLVEPFRDAQLKVSADQQNELGEDEYYYHEIIGCEVFSEEGERIGSITEILSPGANDVWVIKPDTGKDVLIPYIESVVKEVNVTEKKVIIHKMEGLLE
- the trmD gene encoding tRNA (guanosine(37)-N1)-methyltransferase TrmD; the protein is MKIDILSLFPAMFDGVFGESILKKAAEKGAVKYTVTDFRQFANNKHNSVDDYPYGGGAGMVLKPEPIFRAVQHLTEKTDSSPRVVLMCPQGERFNQKKAEELSKEEHIIFICGHYEGYDERIREHLITDEISIGDFVLTGGELGAMVVTDSVVRLLPEVLGNDESAVKDSFSSGLLEHPHYTRPADYEGMKVPEVLLSGNHARIEEWRMKESLRRTYTRRPDLLEQMELSDQQLKWLKEFKNNVE
- the rplS gene encoding 50S ribosomal protein L19, which translates into the protein MHNLIQEITKEQLRSDLPTFKPGDTVKVHVKVVEGTRERVQVFEGVVIKRRGGGVSETFTVRKISYGVGVERTFPIHTPKIAKLEVVRRGKVRRAKLYYLRNLRGKAARIKEIR
- the lepB gene encoding signal peptidase I, producing MEIRNEWWEWAKTLFAAVIIAGVIRLFFFSPVVVDGSSMVPTLQDGDRMIVNKFQYKVTTPERFDIVVFHVSDKEDYIKRVIGLPGESVAFSDDQLYIDGEAVDEDFRESGTFTEDFNLYDLTGYEEVPEGHLFVMGDNRQFSKDSRHIGPVPIEEVVGETPLIYWPFEDIKVFNKE
- the ylqF gene encoding ribosome biogenesis GTPase YlqF, which gives rise to MSIQWFPGHMAKARRQVTEKLKLVDIVFELVDARIPLSSRNPMIEEIIGKKPRLILINKADMADPNKTKEWIAYFERKGIRAVAINSEKGSGLQQIQKETMNILSEKWERMKSRGIRPRAVRAMIVGIPNVGKSTLINRLAKKNIAQTGNRPGVTKAQQWIKAGKEMELLDTPGILWPKFEDPEVGYRLALTGAIKDNILNLQDIALYALRFLETYYPARLKERYSMDEIPQDPAALFDHIGRKRGCLMSGGEIDYDKTADIIVRDIRNVQFGALTFDLEHLEEE
- a CDS encoding ribonuclease HII, whose amino-acid sequence is MLKISQIKEMLTESPDEELINQLKSDDRKGVQKLLKSYQKKIEKDQMLAQQFKDMQAYEKAALLKGYSLIAGTDEAGRGPLAGPVVAAAVILPEGFYLAGLNDSKKLSEQKRELFFEEIMTSADVGVGIIEAAEIDRINILNASKQAMIKAIRQLKQQPEYVLADAVTLDIQIPQKSIIKGDAKSVSIAAASVIAKVTRDRLMKEAAEKYPGYDLEKNAGYGTKDHIEAIKKLGLTGEHRRSFEPVKSMFQS